The DNA sequence ATTACAGCAGCGAGTAGCAGCGTGGGATTGGCGGCCATTCAAATCGTCAAGGCCGCGGGAGGGGTCGCTATTGCGACGACCCGTGGTGCGGACAAGAAAGCCTTTCTGTTGGAAGCGGGATCTGATCATGTGATCGTGACCGATGAAGAAGATCTGGTGGAAAGAGGGATGGCGCTGACCTCTGGGAAAGGCGTCCGGTTGGTGTTTGACCCGGTTGCGGGACCTTTGCTGGAGCAATTGGCTGCCGTTACCGCACCCGGCGGTATTATCTTTGAATATGGGGCATTGGCTCCACATCCAACTCCATTCCCCCTGTTCCCCGCACTGGCAAAAGGGTTAACCATACGAGGTTATACGCTGTTTGAGATCGTCAAAAGCCCGGAAATGCTGAAGCGAGGGAAAGAATACATTTACCAGGGATTGGAGTCCGGCGCTTTAAAGCCGATTATCGATCGCACGTTTCCTTTAGCGGAAATTGCGGAAGCCCATCGCTACATGGTGTCTAACCAGCAAAAAGGCAAAATTGTGGTGACCGTGTGAAGTCGGTGATCACATGGGCAGATGAATCGGAGATTCCAAAGATGAAAGAACGGGCGGCAGGCCCTCAACCATACGGCGTTGTTCAGTTGAACGAAGGCGGATTTTAAAGATGACGCGGCGGCTCTTCTCGCGATTCACCCTGCTATTCCCATCGTAAATCAAATCTTGCCTGCCCCGGCCGGATGCCGACGTCATGGTTTGGAAGCACTGATAGGCGGACGGCTCTTGAGCTTCTATGGCCTCTAACCCCTTCACCATTACGGCCAGGGATCGTTCCTGGCTTAATTTTAAATTAAAGGCATCGTCGCCGCGATCGTCGGTGTGGCCTTGGATGGCCAGGGAATCGATCTTGTCGCGTAAGGGACCGCATAAAACTGCCGCGTAGAACGGCATCGCCTCCTGTACAAACTGAACAGCGTCATGAGAAAGAATACTTTGGCCGAACTCAAAGGTGAGTTTATTGTCGGGGACGACGATGAGAAGCGTGAGCGGATCTTGAGGATCGGAATCCAGCGAAAGCCCTAAACGTTCGAGATGGTCCCGGAGGGCTGCCTGCACATTCTCTTTGTGCTCCTGTAATTCCGATTGGGCTTCGGAGGAGGTCTGAGTGATAAAGGCTGCAAAGAGCAGAATGAAGATCATGGCCAGTGAAGTCATGAGATCGATGACCCCGCCCGTCGTGGGAGAACTGGCGTTATCCTGATCCATCGGGGAACTCATCCCGTCCGCCGGTGTCGGGCTAACCCCGGCCGTTTTGACCAGGAGCCGATTTTATCAAAAAAGTTAATCATGGAAGGACCACGGGAGTTGGCAGAGGGTTTCCAGAGAGGTGGGCGCTCTTCGAACGATGTTTCCGTTTGCACGCGATGAGGCCTGTTATCCTTAAGCAATATGGTGAGGTCTTGAATGGCCCCAGTCAATTCGTTCAGGGGACCATGCAGGGTGTCCGTGATGACGCGTGGAAGTTCCGCTACCGTTCGTCGGATTTGAGCATGATCCTCCTTCTGCAATGTCATTAAGGTCTGAATCGCCGCTGTCAAATCCGCGGTAGGACCGATAAGTCCGTTTGTCCCCCATCCAAGAAGGTGTTCGCGGTTTTCCTCTCTTGAGGGGGAAGGATCTTTCGGGGATTGGCCTTGCTTAGCTGTGAGTTGCTCCAACATTTGTTCCATAGTTTTTCGAGGGAAGAGTTGATCGATGAGATCGAGGTATGCGTGATGGGCATTCATCAGGCGGGCAACTATTGGTTTTTCAAGAAAGGAGAAGATATTCGCCACGATCAAGCCAACGATGGACGTCAGGAACTTTCCGGCCAATCCGTTAATTAGACCCTGAATTCCTACAATTTCACTCCCATCGGCATGAAGCTTGCCAAGGCCGATAAACAAAGCGAGGAAGGTCAGGAGAAGCCCGAGGCTGGTGACAAGTGAAGGAAATTGCCTATAGAAAGTAAGATTTACGTGCTTGGCGATGAGGGTTTCTTGGGTAAATACCTCTGCAGCAGGTTTGGTACTGAATATACGCGGGTCCACGA is a window from the Nitrospira sp. MA-1 genome containing:
- a CDS encoding OmpA family protein; its protein translation is MDQDNASSPTTGGVIDLMTSLAMIFILLFAAFITQTSSEAQSELQEHKENVQAALRDHLERLGLSLDSDPQDPLTLLIVVPDNKLTFEFGQSILSHDAVQFVQEAMPFYAAVLCGPLRDKIDSLAIQGHTDDRGDDAFNLKLSQERSLAVMVKGLEAIEAQEPSAYQCFQTMTSASGRGRQDLIYDGNSRVNREKSRRVIFKIRLRSTEQRRMVEGLPPVLSSLESPIHLPM
- a CDS encoding zinc-dependent alcohol dehydrogenase family protein, with the translated sequence MPKIVRFHQIGGPEVLKLEDLPLAEPGKGEIRMKVEAIGLNRAEIMLRKGQYLETPQLPSRLGYEAAGVIDAVGQDVTGLCVGDRISTIPSFPMSQYGVYGESAIVPAYAAAKYPAKLSAIEGAAIWMQYMTAFGALIEYGGLKKDDTVLITAASSSVGLAAIQIVKAAGGVAIATTRGADKKAFLLEAGSDHVIVTDEEDLVERGMALTSGKGVRLVFDPVAGPLLEQLAAVTAPGGIIFEYGALAPHPTPFPLFPALAKGLTIRGYTLFEIVKSPEMLKRGKEYIYQGLESGALKPIIDRTFPLAEIAEAHRYMVSNQQKGKIVVTV